Proteins found in one Streptococcus anginosus subsp. whileyi MAS624 genomic segment:
- the rlmB gene encoding 23S rRNA (guanosine(2251)-2'-O)-methyltransferase RlmB, translated as MENNDIVYGVHAVTEALMANTGNKLYIQDDLRGKNVAQMKDLAAEKKVSISWTTKKTLQEMTGGAVHQGFVLRVSEFAYTDFEAMLKMATQEDNPLLLILDGLTDPHNLGSILRTADATNVTGVIIPKHRAVGVTPVVAKTSTGAVEHIPIVRVTNLSQALDKLKHAGFWIFGTDMNGTPSTKWNTAGKLALIIGNEGKGISANIKKQVDEMLTIPMNGHVQSLNASVAAAILMYEVFRNRL; from the coding sequence ATGGAAAATAACGATATTGTCTATGGTGTACATGCTGTAACCGAGGCCTTGATGGCTAATACGGGAAATAAACTTTATATTCAAGATGATCTTCGTGGGAAAAATGTTGCTCAGATGAAAGATTTGGCAGCAGAAAAAAAGGTTTCTATTTCTTGGACTACCAAAAAAACATTACAAGAAATGACAGGTGGTGCCGTTCATCAAGGTTTTGTTTTGCGTGTTTCAGAATTTGCTTATACGGATTTTGAGGCGATGTTGAAAATGGCAACTCAGGAAGACAATCCTCTGTTGCTCATTTTAGACGGTCTAACAGATCCGCATAATTTAGGCTCTATTTTACGGACGGCTGATGCGACAAATGTTACAGGTGTCATTATTCCTAAGCATCGAGCGGTTGGTGTCACGCCGGTCGTCGCCAAGACCTCTACTGGTGCGGTGGAGCATATTCCTATTGTTCGTGTGACCAATCTCAGCCAAGCTCTGGATAAACTAAAACATGCAGGTTTTTGGATTTTTGGCACAGATATGAATGGCACCCCTTCGACTAAGTGGAATACGGCAGGTAAACTGGCTCTGATTATCGGCAATGAAGGCAAGGGCATTTCTGCTAATATTAAAAAGCAAGTTGATGAAATGCTTACCATTCCTATGAATGGACATGTGCAGAGCTTGAATGCTAGTGTGGCGGCGGCTATTCTCATGTATGAAGTGTTTAGAAATCGCCTATGA
- a CDS encoding helix-turn-helix domain-containing protein has protein sequence MTKFYLRHYIGKRVRTLRKIKSMSQQTLSEKADVGTDYISNLETKGSNIKIDTLEKILTALDSNTVEFFESQVNTENKELQKLVDDLLELPSSEQKQLLIAFQILIETVKDKGKS, from the coding sequence ATGACAAAATTTTATTTACGGCATTACATAGGAAAAAGAGTACGAACTTTACGAAAAATCAAATCAATGAGTCAGCAAACTTTAAGTGAAAAAGCAGATGTTGGAACAGACTATATTTCAAATTTAGAAACAAAAGGTTCTAACATCAAAATAGATACACTTGAAAAAATTTTAACTGCATTAGATTCTAATACGGTAGAATTTTTCGAAAGTCAGGTTAATACAGAAAATAAAGAACTTCAAAAATTAGTTGATGATTTGCTTGAATTACCCTCATCTGAACAAAAACAACTATTAATTGCTTTTCAAATTCTTATAGAAACTGTAAAAGACAAAGGAAAATCTTAA
- the rplM gene encoding 50S ribosomal protein L13, producing the protein MNKTTYMAKPGEVERKWYVVDATDVPLGRLSAVVASVLRGKNKPTFTPHTDTGDFVIVINAEKVKLTGKKATDKVYYTHSMYPGGLKSITAGELRSKNAVRLIEKSVKGMLPHNTLGRAQGMKLKVFVGAEHTHAAQQPEVLDISGLI; encoded by the coding sequence ATGAACAAAACAACATACATGGCTAAGCCAGGTGAAGTTGAACGTAAATGGTATGTAGTAGACGCTACTGATGTACCTCTTGGACGCCTTTCTGCTGTTGTAGCAAGCGTACTTCGTGGAAAAAATAAACCAACTTTCACACCTCATACTGATACAGGTGACTTTGTGATTGTTATCAATGCTGAAAAAGTAAAATTAACTGGTAAAAAGGCAACTGATAAAGTTTACTACACTCACTCAATGTATCCAGGTGGATTGAAATCAATTACTGCTGGTGAACTCCGTTCTAAGAACGCTGTTCGCTTGATTGAGAAATCAGTTAAGGGTATGCTTCCACACAATACTCTTGGCCGTGCTCAAGGTATGAAATTGAAAGTATTTGTAGGTGCTGAGCACACTCATGCTGCACAACAACCAGAAGTTCTTGATATTTCAGGACTTATCTAA
- a CDS encoding IS30 family transposase: protein MSYFHLTITDRIKIETYLELGLKPCQIASKLGVHKSTISRELRRCQNGYSAALAQEQYDHRAKQKGRKSRLTPTLKKEIEDGLKSSWSPEQICGRYQLEQRPMVAFKTIYNWLYAGLIALDLSVLRRKGKTRQPKETRGRFRIGTSIAKRPKEVRNRETFGHWELDTVVSSRGKSKGCLATFLERKTRFYLAFKIPDRTAKSMFSAIEQLYKLFPKEALKTFTSDRGKEFACYPLVENLGISFFFADAYSSWQRGSNENANGLLREYFPKKTDLAAISDEALNKALYDINHRPRKCLAYRTACEALVDEYE from the coding sequence ATGAGCTACTTCCATCTTACCATAACCGACCGAATAAAGATAGAAACCTACTTGGAATTAGGTTTGAAACCTTGCCAAATTGCAAGTAAACTTGGCGTCCATAAGTCTACCATTTCAAGAGAGTTAAGACGATGCCAAAATGGTTACTCCGCAGCCCTAGCACAGGAACAGTATGACCACAGGGCTAAGCAAAAAGGTCGGAAGTCTCGTTTGACACCAACGTTGAAAAAGGAAATTGAGGACGGTTTAAAATCCTCCTGGTCGCCTGAACAGATTTGTGGCCGCTATCAGCTTGAACAAAGGCCGATGGTAGCTTTTAAAACAATCTATAACTGGCTCTATGCTGGTTTGATTGCTCTGGATTTGAGTGTCCTTCGTCGTAAAGGAAAAACTCGACAACCTAAAGAAACACGTGGAAGATTTAGGATTGGCACATCGATTGCCAAACGTCCTAAAGAGGTCAGGAATCGTGAGACCTTTGGTCACTGGGAGCTCGATACTGTGGTGTCTTCCAGAGGCAAAAGCAAGGGCTGTTTAGCGACCTTTCTGGAGCGAAAAACGCGCTTTTACTTAGCTTTCAAGATACCAGACAGAACAGCCAAATCCATGTTTTCAGCCATCGAACAACTTTATAAGCTATTTCCAAAAGAGGCTCTTAAAACCTTCACTTCAGATAGGGGAAAAGAGTTTGCCTGCTATCCTCTGGTAGAGAATTTAGGAATTTCCTTTTTCTTTGCGGACGCCTATTCATCCTGGCAGAGAGGAAGCAATGAAAACGCCAATGGCTTACTAAGAGAATATTTTCCAAAGAAAACAGATTTAGCCGCTATCTCTGATGAGGCTTTGAACAAGGCCTTATATGATATCAATCACCGACCACGAAAATGTTTAGCTTACAGAACTGCTTGTGAAGCTCTAGTGGATGAGTACGAGTAA
- the rpsI gene encoding 30S ribosomal protein S9 has protein sequence MSQAQYAGTGRRKNAVARVRLVPGTGKITVNKKDVEEYIPHADLRLVINQPFAVTSTVGQYDVLVNVLGGGYAGQAGAIRHGIARALLQVDPDFRDSLKRAGLLTRDARMVERKKPGLKKARKASQFSKR, from the coding sequence ATGTCACAAGCACAATATGCAGGTACTGGACGTCGTAAAAACGCTGTTGCACGCGTTCGCCTTGTTCCAGGAACTGGTAAAATTACTGTAAACAAAAAAGATGTTGAAGAATATATCCCACATGCTGATCTTCGCCTTGTCATCAACCAACCATTCGCAGTTACTTCAACTGTTGGTCAATACGATGTTCTCGTAAACGTTCTCGGTGGTGGCTACGCTGGTCAAGCAGGAGCTATCCGTCACGGTATCGCCCGTGCCCTTCTTCAAGTAGACCCAGACTTCCGCGACTCACTCAAACGCGCTGGTCTTCTTACACGTGATGCCCGTATGGTAGAACGTAAGAAACCAGGTCTTAAGAAAGCTCGTAAAGCTAGCCAGTTCTCAAAACGTTAA
- a CDS encoding Rep family protein, which translates to MVKKEANLTAIMLVQQLEDTYWETWEDKTPIKLARDGNCKPLLQVVVDKLNNENISVKEAYGIKHDKDEITVWNQDEMKNVTEKKAEHIHFLFKFEKGASLSKIALAIGIEPQYLEKLKSGRYGYDNCLAYLVHAKDESKFQYSPDEVVTLLGEDYLSVYNRSMETWMKGRATKKAKETALSVDWLIEKILSGEITKSNIMLTDEYYAIYGQHKRKINEALDTSSERKSYKTISELENGEFKKTVIFITADSGIGKTTISKQLIRILQKVSLKFGQNWDTCVTASTNAFDEYNGQDILFLDDIRGDSLTVSDWLKLLDPYMISPISARYHNKMGSAKVIIITSTKKPVSFFEASKGNIGEDLGQFIRRIDYLLTINDSFWLSLPIKSKKTDTTSSNPWYEPRYHSYCFSEVEQYTKNNALDHLVKTVIRNMQWNTTKKVINASDQTNNDNQNIQQK; encoded by the coding sequence ATGGTAAAAAAAGAAGCTAATCTCACAGCTATTATGCTTGTACAACAATTAGAGGATACATACTGGGAAACATGGGAAGATAAAACTCCTATTAAGCTAGCACGAGATGGGAACTGTAAACCTCTACTACAAGTTGTCGTTGATAAACTGAATAATGAAAATATAAGCGTAAAAGAAGCTTACGGTATCAAGCATGATAAAGATGAAATAACCGTGTGGAATCAAGACGAAATGAAAAATGTAACAGAGAAAAAAGCAGAACATATCCATTTTTTATTCAAATTCGAAAAAGGTGCTTCTCTCAGCAAAATCGCTCTTGCTATTGGTATAGAGCCACAATACTTGGAAAAATTGAAATCTGGACGATACGGTTATGACAACTGTTTAGCCTATCTAGTTCATGCTAAAGATGAAAGTAAGTTCCAATATTCTCCTGATGAAGTCGTAACCTTATTGGGGGAAGATTATCTTAGTGTCTACAATAGAAGTATGGAAACTTGGATGAAGGGGAGGGCAACTAAAAAAGCAAAAGAAACAGCTCTTAGCGTTGATTGGTTAATTGAAAAAATTCTTTCTGGTGAAATCACCAAAAGTAATATCATGCTAACAGATGAATATTACGCCATTTATGGACAACATAAGCGAAAAATAAACGAAGCACTGGATACATCTAGTGAACGAAAAAGCTATAAGACCATTTCAGAACTTGAAAATGGTGAGTTTAAAAAAACAGTCATTTTTATCACTGCTGATAGCGGTATTGGAAAAACAACAATAAGTAAACAGCTCATTCGAATTCTACAAAAAGTGTCTTTAAAATTTGGACAAAATTGGGATACTTGTGTAACAGCTTCCACAAATGCTTTTGATGAATATAACGGGCAGGATATTTTATTCTTAGATGATATCAGAGGAGATAGTTTAACGGTATCAGATTGGTTGAAATTACTAGACCCTTATATGATTAGCCCTATCTCTGCAAGATATCACAATAAGATGGGCTCAGCAAAAGTCATCATCATTACAAGTACTAAGAAACCAGTCAGCTTTTTCGAAGCTTCCAAAGGTAATATCGGCGAAGATTTAGGTCAATTTATTCGACGTATTGATTACTTATTGACTATCAATGATTCTTTTTGGTTGTCCTTACCCATAAAATCTAAAAAAACTGATACAACTTCTAGTAATCCTTGGTATGAACCTAGATATCATTCCTATTGTTTTTCAGAAGTAGAGCAATATACAAAAAACAATGCTCTAGACCATTTAGTCAAAACAGTAATCCGAAACATGCAATGGAATACAACAAAAAAGGTTATCAACGCTAGCGACCAAACCAACAATGATAACCAAAACATTCAACAAAAATAG
- a CDS encoding helix-turn-helix transcriptional regulator — protein MQVILPDEQIHQIQLLISDLIKQEIENRLNNSNLESPFLNKQQTCIYLGISNNTLDSWIQKGLPTIRIGKTVRFDKNEINRWMQKQ, from the coding sequence ATGCAAGTCATTTTACCAGACGAGCAAATACATCAAATACAGCTTTTAATATCCGATTTAATCAAACAAGAAATTGAAAACAGACTAAACAATAGCAATCTCGAAAGTCCGTTTTTAAATAAACAACAAACTTGTATTTACTTAGGAATTTCTAACAATACTCTCGATAGTTGGATTCAAAAAGGATTACCAACAATTCGTATAGGAAAGACTGTTCGATTTGATAAAAATGAAATCAATCGTTGGATGCAAAAACAGTAG
- a CDS encoding type II toxin-antitoxin system Phd/YefM family antitoxin: MQINLENLISITEANQNFSKVARMVDSEGTAVILKNNKPKYVLVDYNTLVQEEEAEAVVADQASVDEVASSILSRHLEALKELAK, from the coding sequence ATGCAAATTAATCTTGAAAATTTAATTTCAATCACGGAGGCAAATCAGAATTTCTCTAAAGTTGCTCGTATGGTTGATAGTGAGGGTACAGCTGTTATTTTGAAAAACAATAAACCTAAATATGTTTTAGTTGACTATAATACCTTGGTTCAAGAAGAAGAGGCAGAAGCTGTTGTTGCAGATCAAGCTAGTGTTGACGAGGTGGCAAGTTCTATCTTGTCACGCCACCTAGAAGCCTTGAAGGAATTAGCCAAATGA
- a CDS encoding NYN domain-containing protein, whose product MKRKILLVDGYNMVAFWQETRSLFNKGELDVARTILLNKLSNYASFEQLEIICVFDAQYMPGVRQTYDEFNVTVVFTEEEETADDYIERLATDLNNPRNQVSVATSDLNEQWTVFAQGALRVSARELEKRVAVTKSDLNQMSQQLQMGKPPLRPMDNPTLRDLQKMMEKKKDDF is encoded by the coding sequence ATGAAACGGAAAATTTTATTAGTAGATGGCTACAATATGGTAGCTTTTTGGCAAGAGACTCGTTCTTTATTTAACAAAGGGGAATTAGACGTAGCACGAACCATTCTGCTCAACAAACTTAGTAATTACGCTAGTTTTGAGCAATTGGAAATTATCTGTGTGTTTGATGCGCAGTATATGCCGGGAGTTCGCCAGACTTATGATGAGTTTAATGTTACGGTTGTGTTCACTGAGGAAGAAGAAACAGCAGACGATTACATTGAGCGTTTGGCAACTGATCTCAACAATCCTAGAAATCAGGTATCTGTGGCAACGAGCGACTTAAATGAGCAGTGGACTGTCTTTGCTCAAGGGGCTTTGCGTGTTTCGGCTCGTGAACTAGAAAAACGAGTAGCTGTTACAAAGTCGGATCTGAATCAAATGAGTCAACAGCTTCAAATGGGAAAACCACCTTTGCGTCCTATGGACAATCCAACCTTGCGCGATTTACAGAAAATGATGGAGAAAAAGAAAGATGACTTTTAA
- a CDS encoding DegV family protein produces MTFKILTDSTADLPESWALENDVQILGLTIQLDGTTYETVGDKKLTSEQLLSKMEAGSQPTTSQINVGQFEDIFRGYAEIGMPVLYIAFASVLSGTYQSAVMARDMVLEDFPEAVIRIIDTKAASMGEGLLVMKAVEAKAAGQSLEQIVALIESLVPKVKTYFLVDDLNHLMRGGRISKTAALMGSLVNIKPIIAVKADGRLDSVAKVRGKKKAHAEVVRMTLEDIADPRVVIAYAGSDSQEVARTLKDQLLASEQVNDVFILPLGPVIATHTGPGTLGLFSIAYENQD; encoded by the coding sequence ATGACTTTTAAAATTTTAACGGATTCAACCGCAGACCTTCCAGAAAGCTGGGCTTTGGAAAATGATGTTCAAATCCTTGGCTTGACTATTCAGTTGGACGGGACAACTTATGAAACGGTCGGGGATAAGAAACTGACGAGTGAGCAGCTCCTCTCTAAAATGGAAGCAGGGAGCCAGCCAACAACCAGCCAAATCAATGTCGGTCAGTTTGAAGATATCTTTCGTGGTTACGCTGAAATCGGTATGCCAGTTCTTTATATTGCGTTTGCTTCAGTCTTGTCAGGAACTTATCAGAGTGCGGTCATGGCACGGGATATGGTTTTAGAAGATTTTCCAGAAGCGGTTATCCGGATTATTGATACCAAGGCTGCGTCTATGGGAGAAGGTCTTTTGGTGATGAAAGCGGTGGAAGCGAAAGCTGCCGGTCAAAGTTTGGAACAGATAGTTGCTTTGATAGAATCTTTAGTGCCAAAAGTAAAAACGTATTTTCTAGTAGATGACCTAAACCATCTTATGCGTGGTGGACGAATTTCAAAGACCGCAGCTCTCATGGGAAGTTTAGTCAATATTAAGCCGATTATTGCTGTGAAAGCCGATGGTAGGCTGGATTCTGTGGCTAAAGTTCGTGGAAAGAAAAAGGCTCATGCTGAAGTGGTGCGCATGACCTTGGAAGATATTGCCGATCCGCGCGTGGTAATCGCCTATGCAGGATCAGATAGTCAGGAAGTAGCACGAACTCTCAAAGATCAGCTTCTTGCCTCCGAACAAGTCAATGATGTTTTTATCTTGCCATTAGGTCCCGTTATTGCCACCCACACTGGTCCTGGAACTTTGGGCCTATTCAGTATTGCCTATGAAAATCAAGATTAA
- a CDS encoding SEC10/PgrA surface exclusion domain-containing protein codes for MGNKVIKGTATGAIALAAFGVASGATVQAEELTKPSTTLSSDVTAPKAHNIKVLDGVLLTKDSAVVTTTPTEKTVEEAHGIKQQADQAVTDQAGKVAESAQAEANSQKAVEDANAKVAEAEKNKAAATPDAIAQAEKSVTDTQKEIAQNQKASDTAATTTQKATDAATTQKQAVEQAQKGVEAGQKAVDTAKKGVNTAKAALDGTGEQKALDEQKAANKGLEDAKKAESDATQKLVDAKKADTDRHAQIKDLKDQAATQSKTATDTATDAAAKKTADSAAKADVSTAKKDVETAQAALDGTGAQKVLDEQKAAEKALSDAKTKEVEAAQKLDEAKKAVKEAAEAKRDALQKELDDKKKLSTITVPQYVIDAYKKYLDSEREEADKDALQDVFNKWIEEGAYDIERYGNVPIDPSTVDPAHMTREQAKALTQYYAHLVTAVRRQIWGTNVKTYTTEEAMDYVQKVAEAYAKENKPWSSGHSHDALNAGQTNSSKLTWNTENISTLRTSTTTMTEMYRFIVRTIIGMMVDDYHSNFGHMDNMLGSSDYDDVIGVASSVTPNGLGRMHYVGFPTAHAGQALPDPYDTTQLEKDLAQAESDFQAALTAFNEANGVLTAKQAAFDAAHQALSTTQSELATVRNQALQTPSAEMAHRAAVATRTSAETRKASADKAVTNLNASIQEKQAALRKAQAVLVAKEEAAQKAATALREAESKAIEAQQMLNATKAKLAALTGVKDATPAANEALEKATTARKDAQARKDAADKAVANLKASIKEKQAALRTAEQALTAAENNLAVLKASKANEDAKLVAAEQAVADAKAVEAKSAAERAVLEGKLKDQQNLLTMYKNADKLLSEAVSRQLEASAKHKEAVAKTLEARSKLAELLKDQRDANSQYEAVKKAYEEWLASKKAAEEKAQALSMRQAAKPMTTSKKIRPTIHSSYIYSRADKQLPQTGEKGSWLALIGMGILASLSFGVRRKQGRN; via the coding sequence ATGGGAAACAAGGTTATTAAAGGTACAGCAACAGGGGCTATAGCACTAGCTGCGTTTGGTGTAGCTAGTGGGGCAACTGTTCAGGCAGAAGAGTTGACCAAACCGTCAACTACTCTGTCTTCTGATGTAACAGCACCCAAGGCGCATAATATTAAAGTCTTAGACGGTGTTCTATTGACGAAGGATAGCGCTGTGGTCACTACCACCCCAACAGAGAAGACGGTTGAGGAAGCGCATGGGATTAAGCAACAGGCTGACCAAGCGGTGACCGACCAAGCCGGGAAAGTGGCTGAAAGTGCTCAAGCCGAAGCCAACAGCCAAAAAGCGGTAGAAGATGCCAATGCCAAGGTAGCCGAAGCGGAGAAGAATAAGGCTGCCGCTACACCAGATGCGATTGCCCAAGCAGAAAAAAGTGTAACTGATACGCAAAAAGAAATTGCACAAAATCAAAAAGCAAGTGATACCGCAGCAACCACCACACAAAAAGCGACTGACGCGGCGACTACCCAAAAACAAGCGGTAGAACAAGCCCAAAAAGGGGTAGAAGCTGGACAAAAAGCAGTTGATACGGCTAAAAAAGGTGTCAATACCGCCAAAGCAGCGCTCGATGGCACAGGCGAACAAAAAGCCCTTGACGAACAAAAAGCAGCCAACAAAGGCTTAGAAGATGCCAAAAAGGCAGAAAGCGATGCCACTCAAAAATTGGTAGACGCTAAAAAGGCAGATACCGACCGTCATGCCCAAATCAAGGACTTGAAAGACCAAGCAGCCACTCAAAGCAAAACGGCAACCGACACCGCAACCGATGCGGCTGCGAAAAAGACAGCGGATAGCGCTGCTAAAGCGGATGTCAGCACTGCTAAAAAGGACGTAGAAACGGCTCAGGCAGCCCTCGATGGAACCGGCGCCCAAAAGGTCTTGGATGAACAAAAAGCTGCTGAGAAGGCTCTTTCTGACGCCAAAACCAAAGAAGTGGAAGCCGCTCAAAAATTGGACGAAGCCAAGAAAGCAGTCAAAGAAGCAGCCGAAGCCAAACGTGATGCGTTGCAGAAAGAATTGGACGACAAGAAGAAGTTATCGACGATCACCGTACCACAATATGTGATTGATGCGTATAAGAAGTATTTGGATTCTGAACGTGAAGAAGCCGATAAAGATGCGCTTCAAGATGTCTTCAACAAGTGGATTGAGGAAGGTGCTTACGACATTGAACGTTATGGAAATGTACCAATTGATCCATCAACGGTTGATCCAGCTCATATGACCCGTGAACAAGCAAAAGCCTTAACCCAATATTATGCACACTTAGTTACAGCAGTTCGCCGCCAAATCTGGGGTACTAATGTGAAGACTTACACCACCGAAGAAGCAATGGACTATGTGCAAAAAGTTGCCGAAGCATATGCAAAAGAAAACAAACCATGGTCATCTGGTCACAGTCATGATGCATTGAACGCAGGTCAAACTAATTCTTCTAAGTTAACATGGAATACAGAAAATATCAGTACGCTTCGTACAAGTACTACAACCATGACAGAAATGTATCGATTTATCGTTCGTACAATCATTGGTATGATGGTGGATGACTACCATAGTAATTTTGGTCATATGGACAATATGCTTGGTAGCTCTGACTACGACGACGTTATCGGTGTCGCATCCAGTGTGACCCCAAACGGTCTTGGTCGCATGCATTATGTTGGTTTCCCAACTGCACACGCCGGTCAAGCCCTACCAGACCCATATGACACAACGCAATTGGAAAAAGACTTGGCTCAAGCCGAAAGTGATTTTCAAGCCGCACTCACAGCCTTCAATGAAGCCAATGGGGTTCTGACTGCTAAACAAGCTGCTTTTGATGCAGCTCATCAAGCATTGAGCACGACACAAAGCGAATTGGCTACTGTACGCAACCAAGCGCTCCAAACACCTAGCGCTGAAATGGCACACCGTGCAGCAGTTGCAACGCGTACTAGCGCAGAAACCCGCAAAGCGAGTGCAGACAAAGCGGTTACCAACCTCAACGCATCCATTCAAGAAAAACAAGCTGCGCTTCGCAAAGCACAAGCGGTCTTAGTTGCCAAAGAAGAAGCGGCTCAAAAGGCTGCAACCGCTCTTCGTGAAGCAGAAAGCAAAGCAATAGAAGCGCAACAGATGCTCAACGCTACCAAAGCCAAATTGGCAGCACTTACCGGGGTGAAAGACGCTACACCAGCGGCTAATGAAGCCCTTGAAAAAGCAACGACTGCGCGCAAGGATGCACAAGCTCGTAAAGATGCGGCAGACAAAGCGGTTGCCAACCTCAAAGCATCTATCAAAGAAAAACAAGCGGCGCTTCGTACCGCAGAACAAGCCTTGACGGCAGCTGAAAACAACTTGGCTGTGTTGAAAGCAAGTAAAGCAAATGAAGATGCCAAATTGGTAGCTGCTGAACAAGCGGTAGCCGATGCTAAAGCCGTGGAAGCTAAATCGGCTGCGGAACGTGCAGTGCTGGAAGGCAAGTTGAAAGACCAACAAAACTTGCTGACCATGTATAAGAATGCAGATAAGTTGCTTAGTGAAGCAGTATCAAGACAATTGGAAGCAAGTGCGAAACATAAGGAAGCCGTTGCGAAAACATTAGAAGCGCGTAGTAAACTGGCGGAACTGTTGAAAGACCAACGGGATGCAAATAGCCAGTATGAGGCGGTGAAGAAGGCTTATGAGGAGTGGTTGGCTTCTAAGAAAGCAGCAGAAGAAAAAGCACAAGCTCTTTCAATGCGTCAAGCTGCCAAACCAATGACCACAAGCAAAAAGATTCGCCCAACCATTCACTCAAGCTATATTTATAGCCGAGCTGACAAACAACTCCCACAAACTGGAGAAAAAGGTTCATGGCTGGCATTGATAGGTATGGGAATCTTAGCAAGTCTTAGCTTTGGTGTACGTAGAAAACAGGGAAGAAACTAA
- a CDS encoding type II toxin-antitoxin system death-on-curing family toxin yields the protein MKRLTVEQVVALHSQLIISTGGMDGVRDKGLVESSLSNVFDTYFGVDQYPTIEEKAARLCYSLIKNHAFLDGNKRIGIFAMLVLLEINDIVLDCTDEELVHLGLGVAASELTYEDILDFVKNH from the coding sequence ATGAAGCGATTAACCGTTGAACAGGTTGTTGCCTTACATAGTCAATTGATTATATCTACGGGAGGAATGGATGGTGTACGAGACAAGGGGTTAGTTGAGTCCTCGCTTTCTAATGTTTTTGATACTTATTTTGGAGTTGATCAATATCCAACTATTGAAGAGAAGGCGGCTAGACTTTGTTATTCTTTGATTAAGAACCATGCTTTTTTAGACGGGAACAAGCGTATTGGTATTTTTGCGATGCTTGTGCTACTAGAAATTAACGATATTGTGCTTGATTGTACTGATGAAGAGTTAGTTCATCTTGGATTAGGTGTAGCAGCATCAGAATTAACCTACGAAGATATTTTAGATTTTGTAAAAAATCATTGA